From the genome of Cytobacillus firmus, one region includes:
- a CDS encoding toxic anion resistance protein — translation MTEEKPSLLKNTDLIDDLLADPFGENQQPASSPLHSEKRTRLIDVIPEENREKAYQLAKQIDPANHQAMISYGTPAQSKLLSFSHTMLEHVQKKDVGEVGTIINDLMKKFSDVNPDELKPEKSSFFARMFGRISGSVQEVLSKYQKTGAQIDRISVKLERSKNALLSDIVMLDKLYDNNKEYFHALNVYIAAGELKLEELHEKTIPELKKRAEESNDQMKFQEVNDMIQFADRLDKRLYDLKLSREITIQSAPQIRLIQNTNQALVEKIQSSIMTAIPLWKNQVAIALTLLRQRHAVEAQKKVSKTTNDLLLKNAEMLKVNTIETARENERGLVDIETLKKTQENLISTLEETLRIQEEGRNKRRQAEHDLANMENDLRMKLLEIKGN, via the coding sequence ATGACCGAAGAAAAACCGTCCCTGTTAAAAAACACTGATTTAATAGATGATTTGCTGGCAGATCCTTTTGGGGAAAATCAGCAGCCTGCTTCCTCGCCGCTGCATTCGGAAAAGCGGACAAGGCTTATAGATGTGATTCCGGAAGAAAATCGCGAAAAAGCTTATCAGCTTGCAAAGCAAATTGATCCGGCCAATCACCAGGCGATGATCTCATACGGAACACCAGCTCAATCAAAGCTGTTATCGTTCTCCCATACCATGCTCGAGCATGTTCAGAAAAAAGACGTTGGTGAAGTGGGAACAATCATTAATGATCTGATGAAAAAATTCAGCGATGTGAATCCGGATGAGCTGAAGCCTGAGAAATCATCCTTTTTTGCGCGTATGTTCGGAAGGATTTCCGGTTCTGTTCAGGAAGTATTGTCCAAATACCAGAAAACAGGAGCTCAAATCGACCGCATCAGCGTGAAATTGGAAAGAAGCAAAAACGCGCTTCTTTCCGACATTGTCATGTTAGATAAGCTTTACGATAATAATAAAGAGTATTTTCATGCGTTAAATGTTTATATTGCAGCAGGAGAACTAAAGCTTGAGGAGCTTCATGAAAAGACCATTCCCGAGCTGAAAAAGAGGGCAGAAGAGTCAAATGACCAAATGAAGTTCCAGGAAGTAAACGATATGATCCAGTTTGCCGACCGCCTGGATAAACGTCTTTATGACTTGAAGCTGAGCCGTGAAATAACGATTCAAAGTGCGCCGCAGATCCGCCTGATACAGAATACCAATCAGGCATTAGTTGAAAAAATCCAGTCTTCTATCATGACTGCCATCCCGCTTTGGAAAAATCAGGTGGCTATTGCCCTGACACTGCTTCGCCAGCGCCATGCCGTCGAAGCCCAGAAGAAGGTATCAAAAACCACCAATGATCTTCTTTTGAAAAATGCGGAGATGCTAAAAGTGAATACAATTGAAACGGCACGTGAAAATGAGCGGGGCCTTGTTGATATCGAAACGCTAAAGAAAACACAGGAGAATCTGATCTCTACTCTTGAAGAAACCTTGAGGATCCAGGAAGAAGGCAGGAATAAGCGCCGGCAGGCAGAACATGACCTGGCCAATATGGAGAATGACTTAAGGATGAAGCTGCTGGAGATTAAGGGAAATTAA